The [Flavobacterium] thermophilum genome has a segment encoding these proteins:
- a CDS encoding phenylalanyl-tRNA synthetase subunit beta codes for MKCVISEQLKQRLPSGKFGVIRYYHIEVSDSPQMLRGRLELFQESLYIELQEKSIADIPEMVEWRRTFKQIGTDPSRYRPSSESLYRRIQKKSFIPPIHSAADINNFFSLYYKIPLGIYDLDRINGTVTLTIGTEKDEYIALNGRTVNFANKLVSKDERGPFGSPIVDSERTAVTRETKNALQIVYFLPSTPEETAKRQLQAIQTMFVQIHGGEADAQLFV; via the coding sequence ATGAAATGCGTGATATCAGAACAACTAAAGCAACGCCTTCCTTCTGGTAAATTCGGCGTCATCCGCTATTATCATATCGAGGTCAGCGATTCACCGCAAATGTTAAGGGGGCGGCTTGAGCTGTTTCAAGAATCTCTTTACATCGAGCTGCAGGAAAAGTCGATTGCCGACATTCCTGAAATGGTCGAATGGCGCCGTACTTTCAAACAAATCGGAACGGACCCAAGCCGCTATCGACCGTCAAGTGAAAGCCTGTACCGACGCATCCAGAAAAAAAGCTTCATTCCGCCTATCCATTCAGCGGCGGACATAAACAACTTTTTTTCACTCTATTATAAAATTCCGCTCGGCATCTATGATCTAGACCGCATCAACGGGACAGTGACGCTCACGATCGGCACGGAAAAAGATGAATACATCGCGTTAAACGGCCGCACAGTCAACTTTGCCAACAAACTCGTCAGCAAAGATGAACGAGGGCCGTTTGGCAGTCCGATCGTCGATTCGGAGCGGACCGCCGTGACGAGAGAAACGAAAAACGCTTTGCAAATCGTTTACTTTCTCCCATCAACGCCAGAAGAAACCGCCAAGCGCCAGCTTCAAGCCATCCAAACGATGTTTGTGCAAATTCATGGCGGCGAAGCCGACGCCCAATTGTTCGTTTGA
- the ldh_2 gene encoding L-lactate dehydrogenase, translating to MKNDGGTRVVVIGTGFVGASYAFALMNQGIADEIVLIDANESKAIGDAMDLNHGKVFAPKPAVIRHGDYSDCHDADLVVICAGANQKPGETRLDLVDKNIAIFRSIVESVMASGFQGLFLVATNPVDILTYATWKFSGLPQERVIGSGTILDTARFRFLLGEYFSVAPQNVHAYIIGEHGDTELPVWSQADIGGVPIRKLVEAKGEQAKEELERIFTDVRDAAYQIIEKKGATYYGIAMGLARVTRAILHNENAILTVSAYLDGPYGERDVYIGVPAVINRNGIREVIEIELNDDEKNRFHHSAATLKSVLARCFTR from the coding sequence ATGAAAAACGACGGTGGAACCCGAGTAGTGGTCATCGGCACCGGGTTTGTCGGCGCCAGTTATGCGTTTGCCTTAATGAATCAAGGGATCGCCGATGAGATCGTGCTCATCGATGCGAATGAAAGCAAGGCCATAGGCGATGCGATGGACTTAAACCACGGGAAAGTATTTGCGCCAAAACCCGCAGTCATTCGGCATGGCGATTACAGCGACTGCCACGATGCCGATTTGGTTGTCATTTGCGCCGGCGCCAACCAAAAACCGGGCGAGACGCGGCTTGATTTGGTGGACAAAAACATTGCCATTTTCCGCTCGATCGTCGAATCGGTCATGGCGTCCGGGTTTCAAGGGCTGTTTCTTGTCGCCACCAACCCGGTTGATATTTTGACCTATGCAACATGGAAATTTAGCGGACTGCCGCAGGAGCGGGTGATCGGTTCGGGGACGATTTTGGATACGGCGCGGTTCCGTTTTTTGTTGGGCGAGTATTTCTCTGTCGCTCCGCAAAATGTTCATGCCTATATTATTGGGGAACACGGCGACACTGAACTTCCCGTTTGGAGCCAGGCTGATATCGGTGGTGTGCCGATCCGCAAGCTTGTTGAAGCGAAAGGAGAACAAGCGAAGGAAGAGTTGGAGCGCATCTTCACAGATGTCCGCGACGCCGCCTACCAAATTATTGAGAAAAAAGGAGCGACGTACTACGGGATTGCGATGGGGCTTGCCCGCGTGACGCGCGCCATTTTGCATAACGAAAACGCTATTTTGACCGTATCGGCCTACCTCGATGGCCCATATGGGGAGCGCGACGTCTACATCGGCGTGCCGGCTGTCATTAACCGCAATGGCATCCGCGAGGTGATCGAAATTGAATTGAATGATGACGAAAAAAATCGATTCCATCATAGCGCAGCCACATTAAAAAGCGTGCTAGCCCGTTGTTTTACGCGATAA
- a CDS encoding Predicted membrane protein: MKLGARIFKTGIAVALALFLAALFHFPSPVFAGISAVFAMQPTIYRSYLSLIEQVQANVIGALFAIAAVLILGRDPLVVGLTLMVVIALCLKMRLESSTISVALVTVIVIMEYTDRQFIEFAAIRFLTIMFGIFAAFVVNLIFLPPKYEKKLYEKIRDETEAILKWIRLCQQQAADHHHLKDEIETLHEEMTKLEHLYLMYKEERTYFRRQRFQKSRKLVLYRQMIASADRALSVLKWLHRLENELGRLSDPFRHAICLHLGSLVGYHEQMLLKFVHQAKPLPHHMWAEGIDRERGQLASMIYADGQPPSDYRLFSLLGAIIDYGDRLEHLDKLIDSFHHYHYDDELAKQLEKSAGGRS; encoded by the coding sequence ATGAAGCTCGGTGCCCGCATTTTCAAAACGGGGATCGCGGTGGCGCTCGCCTTGTTTTTGGCGGCGCTCTTTCACTTTCCGTCACCGGTGTTCGCCGGCATTTCCGCTGTATTTGCCATGCAGCCAACCATTTATCGCTCATATTTGTCACTCATCGAACAAGTGCAGGCGAACGTGATCGGCGCCTTGTTCGCGATTGCGGCGGTTCTTATCCTCGGCCGCGACCCGCTGGTCGTCGGCTTGACGCTCATGGTTGTGATCGCTCTTTGCCTAAAAATGCGCCTTGAATCGTCGACAATTTCCGTGGCGCTTGTCACCGTCATTGTCATTATGGAATACACGGACCGCCAATTTATCGAATTTGCGGCCATCCGCTTTTTAACGATTATGTTCGGCATTTTCGCCGCCTTTGTCGTCAACTTGATTTTCTTGCCGCCAAAGTATGAAAAGAAATTGTACGAAAAAATTCGCGATGAGACGGAAGCGATTTTGAAATGGATTCGCCTTTGTCAACAGCAGGCGGCCGATCATCATCACTTAAAGGACGAGATCGAAACGTTGCACGAGGAAATGACGAAACTGGAGCACTTGTATTTAATGTATAAAGAAGAACGCACCTATTTTCGACGCCAACGCTTCCAAAAGTCGCGCAAGCTTGTGCTGTACCGGCAAATGATCGCCTCAGCCGACCGGGCGCTGTCCGTATTAAAATGGCTCCACCGCCTTGAGAATGAGTTGGGCCGCCTGTCTGACCCGTTTCGCCATGCCATCTGCCTGCACCTTGGCAGCCTGGTTGGGTATCACGAGCAAATGTTGCTGAAGTTTGTCCATCAAGCAAAGCCGCTTCCCCATCACATGTGGGCAGAAGGCATCGATCGCGAACGGGGGCAGCTCGCTTCCATGATTTACGCCGACGGGCAGCCACCTTCCGATTACCGCCTATTTTCGTTACTCGGCGCCATCATTGATTATGGAGACCGGCTTGAGCATTTAGACAAGTTAATTGATAGTTTTCACCATTACCATTACGATGACGAATTGGCCAAACAGCTCGAAAAGTCGGCAGGCGGCCGCTCCTAG
- a CDS encoding ABC-type uncharacterized transport system, permease component: MFYVSVFFQYMAQYMKTKWQYRTDLLIEWLSDFMAQAVNLVFLLVVFGHTTLLHGWSRDEMLFIYGFFLVPYAVFGAFFNLWDFNERYIVQGEMDRVLTRPVHSLFQIILERMELESLLGAVPGMIIMLYAGSRLSLSFHWYDVFVFILLVIGGALIYAGIFISLATISFFADARTSIMPMMYNISSYGRYPVDIYHRVIRYMLTWVLPFAFVGVYPASYFLHKQEWYGYAFLTPVVGVLFFIIAVMLWNAGVSRYRGTGS; the protein is encoded by the coding sequence TTGTTTTACGTATCGGTTTTTTTTCAATATATGGCCCAGTACATGAAGACAAAATGGCAATACCGCACTGATTTGCTCATTGAATGGTTGTCCGACTTCATGGCGCAGGCGGTCAACTTGGTGTTCTTGCTCGTCGTGTTTGGCCATACGACGCTGCTTCACGGTTGGTCGCGCGATGAGATGTTGTTTATTTACGGCTTTTTCCTTGTGCCGTACGCCGTATTTGGCGCCTTTTTTAATCTATGGGATTTCAACGAGCGCTACATTGTCCAGGGAGAAATGGATCGCGTGTTGACGCGCCCGGTTCACAGCCTGTTCCAGATCATTTTGGAGCGGATGGAGCTCGAATCGTTGCTTGGCGCTGTGCCCGGGATGATCATTATGCTGTATGCCGGCAGCCGCTTGTCTCTTTCGTTTCATTGGTATGATGTCTTCGTGTTTATTTTGCTTGTGATTGGCGGTGCATTGATTTACGCCGGCATTTTCATTTCACTGGCGACGATCAGTTTTTTTGCCGACGCCCGCACATCCATCATGCCGATGATGTACAACATCAGCAGCTACGGCCGCTATCCGGTCGATATTTATCACCGCGTCATCCGCTATATGTTAACGTGGGTGCTGCCGTTTGCCTTTGTCGGCGTTTATCCAGCTTCGTATTTTCTCCATAAGCAGGAATGGTATGGTTATGCGTTTTTGACCCCGGTTGTCGGCGTGTTGTTTTTCATCATCGCCGTGATGCTCTGGAACGCCGGGGTCAGCAGGTACCGCGGGACGGGGAGCTGA
- a CDS encoding ABC-type uncharacterized transport system, permease component, translated as MGKYVEMIRIRFLMMLAYRTNYYTGILIYAINIAAYYFLWSAIYGGKSSMQGMSLGQMTTYVAISWLARAFYFNNLDREIAMEIRDGKIATELIRPYSYLGMKAVQGLGEGLFRLFFLSLPGLLVVSLFLPLEFPEHAKTWLSFGLSLLFSFIIFSELNLLAGVVTFFTFRNEGLLRAKRFIIDLFSGLILPLSFYPDWARQLMAYMPFQAISYIPSMIITESFQGAAVRDGLLLQAAWCVLLWFPIVLLWRVAKKRLVVQGG; from the coding sequence ATGGGTAAGTATGTCGAAATGATCCGCATCCGCTTTTTAATGATGCTTGCCTACCGGACAAACTATTATACTGGCATTTTGATTTACGCCATTAACATCGCAGCGTATTACTTCCTTTGGTCGGCTATTTATGGCGGCAAATCATCGATGCAAGGGATGTCGCTTGGGCAAATGACGACGTATGTCGCCATTTCCTGGCTGGCGCGGGCGTTTTATTTTAACAACCTTGACCGCGAAATCGCGATGGAAATCCGCGATGGAAAAATAGCGACGGAACTCATCCGTCCGTACAGCTATTTAGGGATGAAAGCGGTGCAAGGGCTTGGCGAAGGGCTGTTCCGCTTGTTCTTCCTATCGTTGCCGGGGTTGCTGGTTGTCTCGCTCTTTTTGCCGCTCGAGTTTCCGGAACACGCCAAAACATGGCTGTCTTTCGGCTTGTCGCTTCTATTCAGCTTTATCATCTTTTCGGAGCTGAACTTGCTTGCGGGAGTCGTGACATTTTTTACGTTCCGAAATGAAGGGCTGCTGAGGGCGAAACGGTTTATTATTGATCTATTTTCCGGTCTGATTTTGCCGTTGTCGTTTTACCCGGATTGGGCGCGGCAGCTCATGGCGTATATGCCGTTTCAAGCCATCAGCTACATTCCAAGCATGATCATCACAGAAAGTTTTCAAGGAGCTGCTGTCCGTGATGGCCTGCTTCTGCAGGCGGCATGGTGCGTGCTGTTATGGTTTCCGATTGTGCTGTTATGGCGGGTGGCGAAAAAACGGCTTGTTGTGCAAGGGGGGTAG
- a CDS encoding Ion channel, with amino-acid sequence MDYAFLGVVTAVLLGSITSLWTARVQATHRLSLDSLWVLVQWYVTMLLGFAMIYMILQANGHHVFTPSPSSAAGNRLSMLEDSLYLSGMTLLSVGYGDVTPVGIGRWIAIAEALLGYIMPAVIVTRTVFDWDRR; translated from the coding sequence ATGGATTACGCATTCCTCGGAGTGGTGACCGCCGTGCTGCTCGGCAGCATCACCTCGCTTTGGACAGCGCGCGTACAAGCAACGCACCGCCTCTCCCTTGACAGTTTATGGGTGCTCGTTCAATGGTATGTGACGATGCTGCTAGGGTTTGCGATGATTTATATGATTTTGCAAGCCAACGGCCATCATGTATTTACTCCGTCACCAAGCAGTGCAGCAGGAAACCGCCTGTCTATGCTGGAAGACAGTCTATATTTAAGCGGCATGACCCTCCTGTCGGTCGGATACGGAGACGTCACCCCGGTCGGCATCGGGCGGTGGATCGCCATCGCCGAGGCGCTGCTTGGCTACATTATGCCTGCTGTCATCGTCACGCGCACGGTATTTGACTGGGATCGCCGTTGA
- the hemL1 gene encoding Glutamate-1-semialdehyde 2,1-aminomutase 1 has protein sequence MQWTKSEQLYEEALQHIVGGVNSPSRSYKAVGGGAPVVMERAQGAYFWDVDGNKYIDYLAAYGPIIAGHAHPHIAEAIRRAAETGVLYGTPTPHEITFAKMLKEAIPSLEKVRFVNSGTEAVMTTIRVARAYTGRSKIVKFEGCYHGHSDLVLVAAGSGPSTLGTPDSAGVPQSIAQEVITVPYNDVDSFREAMNVWGEQVAAVLVEPIVGNFGIVLPKPGFLEAINEIAHKEGALVIYDEVITAFRFMYGGAQNLLGVEPDLTAMGKIIGGGLPIGAYGGRQNIMEQVAPLGPAYQAGTMAGNPASMLAGIACLEVLKQEGVYEHLDRLGAMLEEGILAHARQCGLPVTVNRLKGALTVFFTDEKVENYKQAQQSDGELFAKFFKLMLKQGVNLAPSKYEAWFITLAHTEDDIAYTIEAVGKAFRQL, from the coding sequence ATGCAATGGACAAAATCGGAGCAATTGTATGAAGAAGCGCTCCAGCACATCGTTGGCGGGGTGAACAGCCCGTCCCGCTCATACAAAGCGGTCGGCGGCGGTGCCCCAGTCGTGATGGAGCGGGCGCAAGGGGCGTATTTTTGGGATGTGGATGGAAACAAGTACATCGACTACTTGGCCGCCTACGGACCGATCATCGCCGGGCACGCCCATCCGCACATCGCGGAAGCCATCCGCCGCGCCGCCGAGACCGGTGTGTTGTACGGCACGCCGACGCCGCATGAGATTACATTTGCGAAGATGTTGAAAGAGGCGATTCCGTCGCTTGAGAAAGTCCGCTTTGTCAACTCGGGGACGGAAGCGGTGATGACGACAATCCGCGTCGCCCGCGCCTACACCGGACGAAGCAAAATCGTCAAATTCGAAGGCTGCTACCACGGCCATTCGGACCTTGTGCTCGTCGCCGCCGGCTCGGGGCCATCGACGTTGGGGACGCCGGATTCAGCCGGCGTGCCGCAAAGCATCGCCCAAGAAGTCATTACCGTGCCATACAACGATGTCGACTCATTCCGTGAAGCGATGAATGTTTGGGGCGAACAAGTCGCCGCCGTATTGGTTGAGCCGATCGTCGGCAACTTCGGCATCGTCCTACCAAAACCGGGCTTTTTAGAAGCGATCAATGAGATTGCTCACAAGGAAGGGGCGCTCGTCATTTACGACGAAGTGATCACCGCCTTCCGCTTTATGTACGGCGGAGCGCAAAACTTGCTTGGTGTGGAGCCCGACTTGACGGCGATGGGGAAAATTATTGGCGGCGGTCTGCCGATTGGGGCGTACGGCGGACGCCAGAACATTATGGAACAAGTCGCTCCGCTCGGACCGGCGTACCAGGCCGGGACGATGGCCGGCAACCCGGCATCGATGCTTGCGGGCATCGCCTGCCTTGAGGTGTTGAAACAAGAGGGCGTCTATGAGCATCTCGACCGATTGGGAGCCATGCTGGAAGAGGGCATCCTCGCCCATGCCCGCCAATGCGGCCTGCCGGTGACCGTCAACCGCTTAAAAGGCGCGCTCACCGTCTTCTTCACGGACGAAAAGGTGGAAAACTACAAGCAAGCCCAGCAAAGCGACGGCGAGTTATTTGCGAAATTTTTCAAGCTCATGCTCAAACAAGGGGTCAATCTCGCGCCATCGAAATATGAAGCATGGTTTATCACCCTCGCCCATACAGAAGACGACATCGCCTATACGATCGAGGCGGTCGGCAAGGCGTTTCGGCAGCTATAA
- the ybhF_4 gene encoding Uncharacterized ABC transporter ATP-binding protein YbhF: MNAIEVEQLRKEFKVHKSRSGLVGAFRDLWTRRYATIRAVDGISFAVRQGEIVGYIGENGAGKSTTIKMLTGILTPTSGRIVVNGMNPHKEREKFVRTIGVVFGQRSQLWWDIAVQESFRLLKKVYRVPDEQYRRHMGEVIEMLDIGPLLDKPVRKLSLGQRMRCELAAALIHNPPLLFLDEPTIGLDVLVKLNIRQFLKQLNERYGTTILLTTHDMSDIEALCERVIMLDEGKIIYDGSLGQLKEKWGQGKRVAFTFAEAVTAAFLQQLTEGLDVVWKKGEQPNVWVAHVPSGGVPEVVSRVAARYPLQDIHIHEVPTEEIIRNIYQEGAANG, from the coding sequence ATGAACGCCATCGAAGTAGAACAATTGCGCAAAGAATTTAAAGTGCACAAAAGCCGCTCTGGCCTCGTCGGAGCGTTTCGCGATTTATGGACGCGCCGTTATGCGACCATCCGGGCGGTGGACGGCATTTCGTTTGCGGTCAGGCAAGGAGAGATCGTCGGCTATATTGGCGAAAACGGCGCCGGCAAGTCAACGACGATCAAAATGTTGACCGGCATTTTAACGCCGACATCCGGGCGCATTGTCGTCAACGGGATGAATCCGCATAAAGAGCGGGAGAAATTTGTGCGGACGATCGGCGTCGTCTTCGGCCAGCGCTCGCAATTATGGTGGGACATCGCCGTGCAAGAATCGTTTCGTCTGTTAAAAAAAGTATACCGCGTCCCCGATGAGCAATATCGCCGTCATATGGGCGAAGTCATCGAGATGCTAGACATCGGTCCGCTCCTTGACAAGCCGGTGCGCAAGCTGTCGCTTGGCCAGCGGATGCGCTGCGAGCTCGCCGCCGCCCTCATTCACAACCCGCCGCTGTTGTTTTTGGACGAGCCGACCATCGGTTTGGATGTGCTGGTGAAACTGAACATCCGCCAGTTTTTAAAGCAATTGAATGAACGGTATGGCACGACGATCCTGCTGACGACGCACGATATGTCAGACATTGAAGCGCTTTGCGAGCGGGTGATTATGCTTGATGAAGGGAAAATCATTTATGACGGTTCGCTCGGGCAGTTGAAAGAAAAATGGGGCCAAGGAAAACGGGTCGCCTTTACGTTTGCCGAAGCGGTGACGGCCGCTTTTTTGCAGCAGTTGACTGAAGGGTTGGATGTTGTTTGGAAAAAAGGTGAACAGCCGAACGTTTGGGTGGCGCACGTTCCATCAGGAGGCGTGCCGGAAGTCGTCAGCCGCGTCGCCGCCCGCTATCCACTGCAAGACATCCACATTCATGAAGTGCCGACGGAGGAGATCATCCGCAATATTTATCAAGAAGGTGCGGCTAATGGGTAA
- a CDS encoding Putative amidase domain: MKKQLQQWLDERARSFVSEPRVQDEEIIRKKQLCDKRGAEIVRCTIRGRIVGRQAVERETTIAYMAHYQFLIKHRADLYIEEQVEERRARFLGGELVDDQQISRMGDRVEAPRVERERWTGERLFYQYDRAQAVRYAEMWWNRHNPAFPSFDVDCTNFVSQCLYAGGAPMTGYPNRARGWWCQNNSWSYSWAVAHSLRWYLSGARIGLQAVEVAEPEQLMAGDVICYDFQGDGRFDHTTIVVAKDKDGMPLVNAHTTNSRMRYWSYEDSSAYTPNIRYKFFHIIDRK, from the coding sequence ATGAAAAAGCAGTTGCAACAGTGGCTCGATGAGCGGGCTCGTTCGTTTGTATCAGAACCACGCGTACAAGATGAAGAAATCATACGCAAGAAGCAACTGTGCGACAAACGAGGAGCGGAAATCGTCCGGTGCACGATCCGCGGACGAATTGTCGGCAGGCAGGCCGTCGAGCGGGAGACAACGATTGCTTATATGGCCCACTATCAATTTCTCATTAAGCATAGGGCTGATCTGTATATAGAGGAGCAGGTGGAGGAACGGCGCGCCCGCTTTTTGGGTGGTGAGTTGGTTGATGACCAGCAGATCAGCCGGATGGGGGATCGCGTTGAAGCACCGCGCGTTGAGCGTGAACGGTGGACGGGCGAGCGGCTGTTTTACCAATATGATCGTGCGCAGGCGGTGCGGTATGCAGAAATGTGGTGGAACCGCCATAACCCGGCGTTTCCTTCCTTTGACGTTGATTGCACGAATTTTGTTTCCCAATGTTTGTATGCGGGCGGGGCGCCGATGACCGGCTATCCGAACCGGGCGCGAGGATGGTGGTGTCAAAACAACAGTTGGAGTTACAGTTGGGCGGTCGCCCATTCGCTGCGCTGGTATTTAAGCGGAGCGCGCATCGGCCTGCAGGCGGTCGAAGTAGCCGAGCCGGAACAATTGATGGCAGGGGATGTCATTTGTTATGATTTTCAAGGAGACGGCCGCTTCGACCATACGACGATCGTGGTGGCGAAAGACAAAGACGGCATGCCGCTTGTAAACGCCCATACGACAAACAGCCGCATGCGTT
- the perR gene encoding Peroxide operon regulator: MSANEQLKEALDMLKKTGIRITPQRHAILEYLITSMSHPTADEIYKALEGKFPNMSVATVYNNLRVFKEIGLVKELTYGDSSSRFDFVTSNHYHVICEECGKIVDFHYPALDEVEQLAAHVTGFKVDHHRMEVYGICPDCQKSSVRAH; encoded by the coding sequence GTGTCTGCCAACGAGCAGCTGAAGGAAGCGCTTGACATGTTGAAAAAGACGGGCATACGCATCACGCCGCAGCGTCATGCGATATTAGAGTATTTGATCACCTCGATGTCCCATCCGACAGCGGATGAAATATACAAAGCGCTGGAAGGGAAATTTCCGAATATGAGCGTAGCTACCGTCTACAATAACTTGCGCGTCTTCAAAGAAATCGGGCTTGTCAAAGAGCTGACATATGGCGATTCATCAAGCCGGTTTGATTTTGTCACTTCCAACCATTATCACGTTATATGCGAGGAGTGTGGCAAAATCGTTGACTTCCATTACCCAGCGCTCGATGAGGTGGAGCAGCTCGCCGCCCACGTAACCGGGTTTAAGGTGGACCATCACCGGATGGAAGTATATGGGATATGCCCGGACTGTCAAAAAAGCAGCGTGCGGGCGCATTAA
- the bcp gene encoding Putative peroxiredoxin bcp, producing MTIAIGQPAPDFTLPASNGKMVSLSDFRGQYVVLYFYPKDMTPGCTTEACDFRDRHGQFAGLNAVILGVSPDPVARHETFIEKYKLPFLLLSDERHEVAEMYGVWKKKKNFGKEYMGIERSTFIIAPDGTLVQEWRGVKVKGHVDEALAEVARLASSR from the coding sequence ATGACGATCGCCATTGGCCAGCCAGCTCCAGATTTCACCTTGCCGGCAAGCAACGGGAAAATGGTTTCGCTCTCAGACTTCCGCGGCCAGTATGTCGTCCTTTATTTTTATCCAAAGGATATGACGCCTGGATGCACGACAGAAGCGTGCGATTTTCGCGACCGCCACGGGCAGTTCGCCGGACTGAACGCTGTCATTTTAGGAGTGAGCCCGGATCCGGTTGCACGGCATGAAACGTTTATCGAAAAGTACAAACTGCCGTTTTTGCTTCTTTCCGACGAGCGACATGAAGTGGCAGAAATGTACGGAGTGTGGAAGAAAAAGAAAAACTTCGGCAAAGAGTATATGGGGATCGAACGCTCCACGTTCATTATCGCCCCCGATGGGACGTTGGTTCAAGAATGGCGCGGGGTGAAAGTGAAGGGGCACGTCGATGAGGCGCTCGCGGAAGTCGCCCGATTGGCATCGTCTAGGTGA
- a CDS encoding Protein of uncharacterised function (DUF2614), producing MSIKYSSKINKIRTFALSLIFVGVIVMYLGLFFRTSPLVMTLFMVLGLLFLVASGIVYFWIGTLSTRAVQVVCPSCGKVTKMLGRVDLCMFCREPLTLDRELEGKEFDEKYNRKRKS from the coding sequence ATGAGCATCAAATATTCGAGCAAAATCAACAAAATTCGTACGTTCGCTTTGAGCTTGATTTTCGTCGGTGTCATTGTCATGTATCTCGGGCTCTTTTTCCGCACGTCCCCGCTTGTCATGACGCTATTTATGGTGTTAGGTCTTCTGTTTCTCGTCGCGAGCGGCATCGTATATTTTTGGATCGGCACCCTGTCTACACGAGCCGTCCAAGTCGTTTGTCCGTCGTGCGGCAAAGTGACGAAAATGCTCGGGCGCGTCGATTTATGCATGTTTTGCCGCGAGCCGCTGACGCTTGACCGCGAACTTGAGGGGAAAGAGTTTGACGAGAAGTACAACAGAAAAAGAAAAAGCTGA
- the queG gene encoding Epoxyqueuosine reductase: MDVMALKQEVIEYSRSIGIDKIGFASADPFVELKERLRRQQELGYQSGFEEPDIEKRTNPSLLLPEAKSIIAIALAYPSKMKDAPRGTKTERRGVFCRASWGKDYHVVLRERLQQLEEFLLAKVPHARVRSMVDTGELADRAVAERAGIGWSGKNCSIITPEFGSYVYLGEMITNIPFPPDEPVENRCGTCTKCIDACPTGALVQGGQLNAQRCISFLTQTKGFLADEFREKIGNRLYGCDTCQLVCPENKGKDFHLHPEFEPDPEAAKPKLVPLLDMTNREFQEKFGAMAGSWRGKKPIQRNAIIALAHYKDRTAVPHLLRLLKEDSRPVIRGTAAWALGKIGDATAKPHLEEARQTETDMDVIAEIDKGLKLLSETKE; encoded by the coding sequence ATGGATGTTATGGCATTAAAGCAGGAAGTCATTGAGTACAGTCGGTCAATCGGCATTGATAAAATCGGATTTGCGAGCGCCGACCCGTTTGTCGAGTTGAAAGAGCGGCTGCGCCGCCAACAGGAGCTCGGGTATCAGTCGGGATTTGAAGAGCCGGATATTGAGAAGCGGACGAATCCTTCATTGCTTCTTCCAGAAGCAAAATCGATCATTGCCATTGCCCTCGCTTATCCGTCGAAAATGAAGGATGCACCGCGCGGGACGAAAACGGAGCGGCGCGGCGTTTTTTGCCGTGCATCGTGGGGAAAGGATTACCATGTTGTGCTGCGGGAACGTTTGCAGCAGCTCGAGGAGTTTTTGCTGGCCAAAGTGCCCCATGCCCGTGTTCGCTCGATGGTGGATACCGGAGAGCTCGCCGATCGGGCGGTGGCGGAACGGGCAGGGATCGGTTGGAGTGGCAAAAACTGCTCTATTATTACACCAGAGTTTGGATCGTATGTGTATTTGGGAGAAATGATTACGAATATTCCATTTCCCCCTGATGAACCGGTTGAAAACCGGTGCGGGACGTGCACGAAATGCATTGACGCCTGTCCGACGGGGGCGCTTGTGCAAGGGGGACAGCTGAATGCACAACGATGCATTTCATTCTTAACGCAAACGAAAGGGTTTTTGGCTGATGAATTCCGCGAGAAAATTGGCAACCGATTGTATGGTTGCGACACATGCCAATTAGTCTGTCCAGAAAATAAGGGGAAAGATTTCCATTTGCATCCGGAATTTGAGCCGGATCCGGAGGCGGCCAAACCGAAGCTGGTTCCGCTTCTTGACATGACGAACCGTGAGTTTCAAGAGAAGTTTGGTGCGATGGCCGGTTCATGGCGCGGGAAAAAACCGATTCAGCGCAATGCGATTATTGCCCTCGCTCACTACAAAGACCGGACGGCAGTGCCGCATTTACTCCGGTTGTTAAAAGAAGACAGCCGCCCGGTCATCCGCGGGACAGCGGCATGGGCGCTTGGGAAAATCGGGGATGCAACCGCCAAGCCTCACTTGGAAGAGGCACGACAAACCGAGACGGACATGGATGTAATCGCCGAGATTGACAAAGGGCTGAAACTGTTGTCTGAGACAAAGGAATAG